The DNA sequence TCCCATTTCATAGGATTATTTTGATTTTTTTCCATTAATTTTAAAAATTTACTTCTTGTTTTGTTATTTGGAATAACTATATCGGAATTTACTCCATTTAATTGAGTAGAACTTCCATTTATACGATAAAATTTATTAACGGTAAATTTTAATGCCCCTAACTCTTCATTAAAATGAAAAAATCGATTTAATGAACGAATGGTCTGTATTGTTCCTTTTCCATATGTTTGAGTACTTCCAATAATAATTCCTCTTTTATAATCTTTGATAGCCGCAGCAAGAATTTCAGAAGCAGAAGCAGATAATTCATTTACAAGAATTACAAGAGGACCTGTCCATAAAATTTTATTTTCATAATTTTTAAGTATCTTTTTTTTCTTATTAGGCCTTCCTATTTGTAGGATAGGAACTTTTCCTAAAAAAAAACCAACAATTTCTATCACAGCATCTAAAGATCCTCCTCCGTTATTTCTAATATCTATTAGAATTCCTTTTATGTTTTCTTTTTTAAATTTTTGAATAATTTCTTTTATATCTTTAGCTGCATTTCTTCCATTTTTATTTTCAGGATTAAAATAAAATTCTGGTAAATAAATTAATCCGTATTTATGTTTATTTTGATCCAAAACTATAACACTTTTTGCAAAAATTTCTTCTTTTTCAATTGTTTCTCTAGTGAGAATTACTTCTTCTATAGATCCATTTTTTTTCTGAATAGTTAATTTCACTTTACTTCCTTTTTTTCCTCTTATTAAACGAATCGAATTTTCTAATAACATTCCTACAATATTTTTGGATTCTGAATTAATGTTTTTTGCGACTTTTATAATTCTATCTCCTATTTCTATTTTTTTATTTTTCCATGCAGGTCCACCAGGAATAAGTTTAACAACAGTAGGAAATCCTTTATCATCTTGTAATTCTATCCCAATTCCTTCCGTTTGTCCAGATATGTTTAAATCAAAAATTTCTTTTTCCTTAGGAGAAAAATAATTTGTATGAGGATCATATTGAGAAGTTATAATATTAACATATATGGAAAACCAATCGTTTTCTTTTTTTATTTTTAGTTTTCTAAAGTATTCTTGAATATATTCTTTTATTTTTTTTCTAGATTTTTTTTCTTCATCAAAAAATACATTCTTACAAATTTTTTGTTTTGTTCTGGAAGCAATTATTTTTTCTTTTTTTAAAGTGATTATTTCTAATAGAGTCATATATTTTAAATATTTTCTCCATCTTTCAATTTTTTCTTTTTGATTTTTTGGATAAGAAATTTTTTGTTCTCCAAATAAATATGTTTCTTTTTTATTAAAATCGAAAGATTTTTTCAAAACTTGAAAACATATAAATTCTGCTTCTTTTATTCTTTTTAAAAAACATTCTATAATAATATTAAAAAAAGTAGGATCTCCATGAATCCAAAAATCATCTATTCTTTCTTTATATAAAGAAAGATCTGACAGATCTTTTTGTAGAAAAAAATGTTTTTCATTATCTAATTTTTCAAAACATTTATTATATACTTTTTTCGAAAAATCATCATCTATAGAAATAGGAATAGGATGTAAAAAATGAAGTGTTTTGTATATTGTTTTAAGTATTATATGATGTTTTTCTTTTTCTCCTAACGGAGAACAAAAACTTAATGAAAAAATGAAAAAGAAACTAATGATTATATATTTAATATCATTTAGTTTTTTTATTTTAAAATTCACAATAATGTTTTGATTGAAAAATTTTAGTAAAATTATACATAAATAGTTTTTATATGATAAAAAAATGAAAAAGAAACCAATTATTTTAGTCACAAATGACGATGGAATATTAGCTCCAGGTATTAGAGCTCTCATACATTCTATGAATCTTTTAGGAGATGTATATGTAGTTGCCCCAAATAAACCACAATCTGGAATAGGACATGCAATAACAATGGATACAATTTTATTCTGTGATTCTGTAAAAATAGATAATGGAAATCAAAAAGAATGGGAATGCTCTGGAACTCCTGTAGATTGTGTTAAATTAGCAATTAGTGAAATTCTTCCAAAAAAACCTGATATTTGTGTATCAGGAATTAATCATGGATCAAACTCTTCTATTAATATTATATATTCTGGTACAATCTCTGCTATTATTGAAGCAAGTATAGAAGGAATACCATCCGTAGGATTTTCTCTTTTAGATTTTAATTGGAACGCAAATTTTGAACCATATAAAAAATATATATATCAAATTGTAAAAAAAATTCTATATAATCCTATTCCGGAACACATAATCACCTTGAATGTAAATATACCTAAATTAAAAAAAGAAGAAATTAAAGGAATTAAAATATGTAGACAAGCGAATTCTAAATGGAAAGAAAGTTTCGATAAACGTTATAATCCTAAAGGAAGAACTTATTATTGGTTAGTAGGAGAGTTTTTGAATTTAGATAATAAAAAAATAGATACTGATGAATGGGCATTAAAAAATGGATATATCTCTATTGTTCCTATTCAATTTGATTTAACCAATTATGCCATATTAAATATTCTAAAATCCTTAAATTTTTTTTGTACTATTTATTTTTTTTCGGATCTCACATAATTTATTTTGAATTAAAATATTAAAAATTTATATATAGTGTCATCTTTTTTAGGCGGATCTTTAACCCCACAAACAATTCAAGATTTTGTTGGACAACATCATATACTAGAAAATTTGAAAGTTTTTATTCAGGCTGCTAAAAAAAGAAAAGAAGTATTAGATCATATTTTATTTCATGGACCTCCAGGATTGGGAAAAACAACATTAGCTCATATCGTAGCTAAAGAATTATGCGTAAATCTTACGGTAACTTCAGGGTCTGTTCTAGATAAACCTGGAGATCTAGCCGGACTGCTAATTCATTTAAAAAGAAATGATGTAATTTTTATTGACGAAATTCATCGTCTTTCTCCAATAGTTGAAGAATATTTGTATTCAGCTATGGAAAATTACAAAATAGATATTATCATAGATTCCGGATCTAATGCTAGATCAGTACAGATAGATTTATATCCCTTTACTTTAATAGGATCTACAACAAGGTCCGGGTTACTTACAGCCCCTATGCGTTCTAGATTTGGAATAAATTTTCGTCTTAATTATTATGAAAAACAGTTATTAGATAATATTGTAAATCGTAGTGCAAAATTACTAAATATTCCAATAACGGAAGAAGCATCTTATGAAATTGCAAATAGAAGCCGTGGAACTCCACGTACAGCTAATGCCTTATTACGTAGAATCCGTGATTTTGCGCAAATTAAAGGAAATGGGACGATTGACATTCATATATGTGATTTAGGATTACAATCTCTTAAAGTTGATCAACATGGATTAGATGAAATGGATAATAAAATTCTTTCATATATCATAGATCATTTCAAAGGAGGACCTGTAGGGATTAATACTATAGCAACAGCTGTTAGTGAAAATTCAAATACTATAGAAGAAGTTTACGAACCTTTTCTTATTCAAGAAGGATATTTAATTAGAACCCCTAGAGGAAGAAAAGTTACAAACTTAGCTTATCAGCATATAAAAAAAAAAATAACTTAAAATGGTTTTTATTATATGTTTATAAAAATTAACTTTGTTAAAAGAATCAAGATAAAAAATGTAAATAATTATGCCTTCAAATGTTATTGTTGGTCTCCAATGGGGTGACGAGGGTAAAGGAAAAATTACAGATTTATTTTCTAAGAATTCGGATTATGTAATCCGTTATCAAGGAGGAAATAATTCAGGTCATTCTATTCATATTAAAAATCGTTGCTTTATTCTTCATTTGGTTCCTTCTGGGGTTGTTTATTCAGGAGTAAAATGTATTGTTGGTCCTGGAGCAGTAATTGATCCTAAATCTTTAATACAAGAAATACAAAATTTGGAATCAATGGGGATTGATACCTCTCAAGTTTTTTTGGCAAAGAGAGCGCATATTACAATGCCTTATCATCGTTTATTAGATCAATATCAAGAAGAAGCTTTAGGAAAACAATTAATTGGAACGACACATCAAGGAATTGGACCGACTTATGAAGATAAAATATCCCGAATAGGAATTCGAGCTTTAGATTTATTAAATTCAAAAGTTTTCTATAAAAAATTAAAGTATAATATTAATCTAAAAAATCAAATTTTTACAAAAATTTTTCAAAAAAAACCTATTTCCTTTCATAAAATTTATGAAGAATATATAGAATATGCTAGAATTCTATATAATCGTTTTATAGACGCTATTTATGAAATTCATAATGCTTTTCACAACAAAAAAAAAATTCTTTTTGAAGGAGCTCAAGCCATGTTATTAGATATCAATTATGGAACATATCCATATGTAACTACTTCTTCTACTTCTACAGGAGGCGTATGTATAGGATCTGGAATTCCTCCTAATTTTTTAAAAAATTTTATAGGAATAACGAAAGCATATTGTACTCGTGTAGGTTTTGGCCCTTTTCCTTCAGAAATAGAAAACAAAATTGGCGAATTAATACGTGAAAAAGGAAATGAATATGGATCAACGACAAAACGTCCCAGAAGATGTGGATGGTTAGATCTAATTGCTCTTAAATATTCTTGTATGATTAATGGAATTAATTATTTAATCATTACAAAATTAGATGTTTTAAGTGATTTAGAAATTATTAAAATATGTATAAAATACAAATATAATAAAAAAATTATTCAATACTTTCCAGCAAATTTAAAACAAAATATAAAAGGATTTTATATAGATATGCCAGGATGGAAACAAGATATATCTCATATTCACGAATATGAAAAATTACCAGAAAATTGTAAAAAATATATTAATTTTATTGAAAAATATCTAAATCTAGAAATTTTATTGATTTCTGTAGGTTCTGAAAGAAATCAGAACATAATTAAAAATAAGTCTTTGTTTTTTAAAATTGTCACTTAGAAAATATTTTTTTGTGTGGAAGAATATAAAAACCCTTTAGTAGAACGATACAGTAGCAAAGAAATGCTATATAATTTTTCTCCAAAAAAAAAGTTTTTAATTTGGAGAAAACTATGGTTGTATTTAGCAGAAATACAAAAAGAATTGGGATTAAACATTAGTGAAGAACAAATTCATGATTTAAAGAATCATTTATATGATATTGATTGGAATAAAGTTTCTTTTTATGAAAAAAAATTTCGTCATGACGTAATGGCTCATTTATATGCTTTTGGAGAAAAAGCAACTATAGCCAGGCCTATTATTCATTTGGGTGTTACAAGTGCGTTTTTGGGAGATAATACGGATATTATTTTAATCCGTGACGGATTGGATATTTTATTAAAAAAACTAATCAATTTAATTTTTCGCCTTAGAAATTTTACATTAGAATATCATCATATTCCTACATTAGCTTTTACTCATTATCAACCAGCACAACTTACCACTGTAGGAAAACGTTCTGCTTTATGGTTACAAAGCCTTCTTTTAGATTTAGAAGAATTAGAATTTAGGTATAAAAATATTCAATTTAGAGGAATAAAAGGAACTGTAGGTTCAGCAGATACTTTCAAAGAATTATTTGATGGAAATTTACAAAAATTAAAAGATTTAGAACAAAAATTATCTAATAAATTCAATTTTCAAAATGTATTTCCTATAACAGGACAAACTTACGATAGAAAAGTAGATGCTCAAATATTAAATTTATTATCCAATATATCCCAATCTTCTCATAAGTTTAGTAATGATTTACGATTATTACAAAATTTAAAAGAAATGGAAGAACCTTTTGAAAAAGAGCAAATTGGATCTAGCGCTATGGCTTATAAACGAAATCCAATACGGAGTGAACGTATGGCATCTTTAGCTAAATATGTTATTTCTTTATCTAATAGTTCAGCTTTGGTTGCTGCAACTCAATGGTTAGAACGTACTTTAGATGATTCTGCAAACAGAAGATTGGTTATAGGACAATCGTTTTTAGCGGTTGATGCCATTTTAATGATTTGGAATAATATATTAGAAGATCTTATTGTATATCCAAAAATGATTGATAAACACATTAAAGAAGAACTTCCTTTTTTAGTTACTGAACATATTATTATAGAATGTGTAAAAAAAGGAGCAGATAGACAAGATATTCATGAAAGAATACGAATTCATTCTATGAAAGCAAATAATAAAATTAAACTAAAAGGGGAAGAAAATGATTTTATTCAACGTATTTTGCATGATAAAAAAATACCTATTCATGAAAAAAAAATAAATCAAATTTTAAATCCTAAAAAATTAATAGGCTTTTCTTCAAATCAAACTTTAGAATTCCTTGATACAAGAATTAATCCCATATTAAATCGTTTTCATCGTCTAATTGATTCTAATCTCACTAATAGAGATATAAAAATCTAAATACATGAATAAAAATGAATTTTAGAATTTATATACAAAAAAAAAGTCCTTTTGATATTGATTCTAGAAAATTATACAATGAACTAAAAAATATGAATATTTCATTGCATAACATCATTATTTATTATATATATGATATATATAATATCAATAAAAAACTTTTTTTAGAAAGTTTATCAAAAGTTCTTGTAGATCCTATAACAGATATTTTATATAATAAAAAAATATATTTAAACTATTCTTCATATATAATAGAAGATTTTCCAGAAAAAGATGATAACCGAGCTCATGCAGCTATGCAATGCATAAAAATGATCACATCCCAACCAATCCAGGTTTCTATAAAAACCGGACGATTAATTGAATTCATTGGGATGAAAAATAAACAAGATTTTGATAAAATTAAAAAATATTATATCAATAAGTCATGTTTGACTAATGATATAGAAAATAAAGAAAATAATACTATAAAAACCATAGATAATTTCATCAATTTTTCTGTTGAAAAAATAAAAAAATTTCATAATAAGGAAAATTTTTCTATGGATGTTGATGATTTACTATTTATACAAAAATATTTTTATAAAGAAAAACGAAATCCAACACAATCAGAATTACGTATATTTGATGTTTATTGGTCTGACCATTGTCGTCATAGAACATTTTTTACTACATTGAAAAATATATCTTTTTATGGATCATTAAAAAAAATATATCAAAATGTTTTTATAAAATATATAAAAGATAGAAAATTAATAGGAAGATCAAAATATCCCATTAATTTTATGGATTTATCCAATCTTTCTGCTAAGATTCTTCATAAAAAAGGAAAATTAAAAAATTATGTTCCATCATCAAATAACGAACATAATGCATGTATGATAATGATCGATGTAGATTTTAAAGAAAATAAAAAAACAGAAAAATGGTATTTATTATTTAAAAATGAAACTCATAATCATCCTACCGAAATCAATCCTTTTGTAGGAGCTTCTACTTGTATAGGAGGTGCAATTCGTGATCCTTTATCGGAAAGAGCATTTGTTTATCAAGGGATCAGATTGAGTGGAGCTGCTGATCCTACTAATTTAAAAACTATCAACGGAAAAATACCTCAACACAAAATTTGTTTTGAATCAGCTCGTGGTTATAGTTCTTATGGAAATCAAATAGGATTATCTACAACTCATGTACACGAAATTTATCATGAAGGATATAGAGCAAAAAGAATGGAAATAGGTATGGTTGTTGGAGCTGTTCCTGTTAGTTTCGTAAAAAAAAATAAACCAAAAAAAGGAGATATAATTTTATTAATTGGTGGTTTTACGAAAAAAGAAGGAATTGGAGGCGCTACAGATTCTTCTAAAGAACAGGATTCTGATTTCAAAAATTATCCTCAACAAAAAGGAGATCCAATAACGGAAAGAAAAATCCAAAGACTTTTTAGAAAAAAGAAAGTTATTTCTTTGATCAAGAAATGTAATGATTTTGGAGCAGGAGGAGCTGCTGTTGCTATAGGAGAATTAAGTGATAGTTTAGTGCTTTATTTAGATAATATTCCAATAAAAAATAAAAAAAATATAGATCCTATAGATATTGTTCTTTCAGAATCTCAAGAAAGAATGGCTGTGATATTAGATCCTAAAGATGTGAAAAAATTTATTTCTTTTTCTCGTGAAGAAAATATTATATCTGTTCCTATCGGGATAATTACTGAAAATAAACGTATTATTTTTTCTTATAAAAAAAAAGAAATTTTTAATGTAAAAAGTTCTTTTTTAAATACAAAAGGATCTTGTAAAATTAAATCAGTTTGTGTAAATTCTCCTATTTCTGTTTCTCCTTTTAATAGATCAAAAAAAATTGTTTTTAGTAAAGAAAAATTTTTAAATACTCTTTCCGAGTTAAATATAGCCTCTCAAAAAAGTTTAGTAGAAATGTTCGATAGCACTGTGGGTTCTACTACAGTTTTAATGCCTTTTGGAGGAAAATATCAAATGACTCCATCTGAAGGAAGTGTACAAAAAATTCCTGTTTTTGGAGGAAATACAAATACAGTTAGTATAGTCTCTTGGGGTTTTCATCCTGAAGTTTCAATTTGGAGTCCTTTTCATGGAGGAGCTTATGCTATTGTAGAATGTATTTCTAAAATTGTTTCTATGGGAGGAAATTATAAAAATACTTATTTTAGTTTTCAAGAATATTATCAAAAATTAGGAAATGATCCAAAAAATTGGGGGAAACCTTTTTCCGCTTTATTAGGAGCTTATCATGCGCAAATGTCGTTTGAATTAGCTTCTATAGGGGGAAAAGATTCTATGTCGGGAACATATAAAAATTTGCATGTTCCGCCAACATTTATTGTTTTTGGTGTATCTATAGGATTGTGTTCTAACATTATATCTCCTGAATTTAAAAAAGCAGGAAATAAAATTTATTTGTATTATCATCGTTCATTAAAAAATGAAATGCCAGATTATGATTCCATAAAAAAAGCCTATGATCAGGTTTATGAAGGAATTTGTTCTGGGAAAATTGTTTCGGTCAAAACAGTAAAAGATGGAGGAATTTCCGTTGCTATTGCTAAAATGTCTTTTGGAAATTGTTTAGGAGCAATCATTGATTATAAAGATCACTTGCTTGAAACAAATATAGGGTCCTTAATTATAGAATCTTCATCTTCTATCTCAGATAAAAATTTTATTCCAATAGGAGAAATTATTTCTCATAAATATTTAAATTTTAATGGAATATCTATTGATATAAATGAATCTATAAAAAATTGGTTAAAAACTTTTCCTCCTATTTTTTCCAATGATTCCAATGATTCCAATGATTCCAATGAAAAAATTAAAAAAATAAAGAAATTTAATTCTATAAAATGGAAATGTAAATTTCCAAAAAAAGGAAAACCTCGTGTATTTATTCCTATATTCCCTGGTACAAATAGTGAATTTGAATCAATTCGTTCCTTTGAAAAAGAAGGATCTATAGTAACTACTTTAGTTTTTAAAAATATAAGTGATAAAGATATTACGGAATCCATATTATCTTTTAAAAAAAAGATAGAATCTGCACAAATATTTATGATATGTGGAGGATTTAGTGCAGGAGATGAACCAGATGGTTCTGCTAAATTTATTGTATCTATATTACATAATCCATATATCAAAGAAGCTATTCAATCTTTTCTCGATCAAGATGGGTTGATTTTAGGAATTTGCAACGGATTTCAAGGATTAATAAAATCCGGATTATTACCTTATGGTAAAATTTGTTTAAGAAATCATAATTCTCCTACATTTATTCACAATAAAATAGAAAAACATATATCCCAATGTGTTCATATTAAAGTAATTTCTGATCACTCTCCCTGGTTAAATGGAATGAAAAATAAAATTTATACTCTTCCCATATCTCATAGTGAAGGTAGATTTTATGCAAACAAAGAAACAATAAATACTTTATTGAATAAAAACCAAATTGCTACACAATATGTAGATTTAAAAGGAAATCCTAGTTTAGATAGATTATATAACCCCAATGGGTCTATCGAATCCATTGAGGGTTTATTAAGTAAAAATGGAAAAATTTATGGAAGAATGACTCATCCGGAACGTTATGATTATGGATTATTGAAAAATATTCCTAATGTTTATGAACATTCGATTTTTAAAAATGCAGTACGATATTTTTTATAATAAAAAATTGACTTTTTTTTATGAAAGTAGCTATATTTTTTGGAAGTATTTCTGATAAATCAATTATGAAGATGACAGCGGAAATTTTACGAAAATTTAACATAAGTTATAAATCTTATATAATTTCTGCACATAGATTACCAGATACTTTGTCAAGTATCATAAAAAAAATAGAGTCTGAAGGAACAGATGTAATTATTGCAGGTGCTGGTTTATCCGCTCATTTACCTGGATTTATTTCTTCTAAAACAATTTTACCTGTTATAGGAGTTCCAATACATTGCAACAATAATTATGGATCCTTAGGAGGAATGGATTCCCTTCTTTCTATGGTACAAATGCCAAAAGATGTTCCTGTTGCTACAGTAGGAATAAATAACTCCTATAATGCAGCTTTATTTGCTATTCACATTTTAGCTATAAAATATGAAAATGTAAAAAAATTATTGCTAAAATTCAGAATGGAAAAAAAAGAAAAATTGATAACTGAAATCAAAAAACATTTATTATCATGAGCTGCATAATTAAAAAAAATCTTTTGTTAGAAGGAAAAACAAAAAAAATATACACTACTAATAATTCATTCGAAATACTAATTCATTATAAAGATAATATAACTGCTTTTAATGGATTAAAAACAAATTTTTTACAAGACAAAGGAGTTTTAAATAATGAAATAACTACATTGATTTTTCAATTTTTGAATTCCTGTAAAATTAAAACTCATTTTATACGAAAAATAAATAACAGAGAACAATTGTGTCATAAAGTAAATCAAATACCTTTAGAATTTGTTGTTCGTAATATTGTTTCGGGAAGTATGACTAAACGGTTAGGAGTAAAAGAAGGGATTTATTTATCAAATCCTATTTTTGAAATATTTTATAAAAACGATAAATTAAAAGATCCTTTAATTAATGATCATCATGCAGTATTTTTGGGAATTCTTTCTTATGAAGAATTAAATATTATTTATAGAATGACATCAAAAATTAATTTTTTTCTTAAAAAATATTTTTTAGATAAAAATATTCTACTGGTAGATTTTAAAATAGAATTTGGTAAGAATTATAAAAACGAAATTATACTTTCCGATGAAATCAGTCCAGATACTTGTCGTTTTTGGGATAAAAAAACAATGAAAAAATTAGATAAAGATTTATTTAGAATGGGATTCTTAAAAGAAAAAGTATTTGATATTTATATGGAAGTTTTAAAAAGATTAAATGTAAGTTCATCCATTTAATAAATAATGGAACAAAAAGTTCTAAAAAATAATTATTTTGATAAGTTTCATGATGAATGTGGTATTTTTGGAATTTATTCTCCTTCTAAAATAGATACATTTTCTTTAATTCAATCTGGATTATTCGCTTTACAACATAGAGGACAAGAAGCTTGTGGTTTTTCTGTTTTACAAGATGGATTTATTATATCACATAAAAATGAAGGACTTGTTTTAGATTTTTTTAGAAAAATTTCTAATTCTGAATGTTATCATGGAAATGCTGTAATTGGACATACACGTTATTCTACAGAAGGAGGACAAAGTAAAAAAAATATTCAACCTTTTTTTGGAGAAGATTCTTATGGAAAAAGTATTATATCTATAGTTCACAATGGAAATTTGGTCAATGCTAAAAATATCCGTAAAAAATTGGAATCCGAAGGAATAAAATTTATATCCGAATATTCAGATTCTGAAGTCATTTTACGTTTAATACAAAAATATTTATTAGAATATGATAAAAATTTAGAAAAAGCTATTCAAAAAACAACTATTGATATTCAAGGAGCTTATTCTGTGATTGTACTTATGGATAATAAAATGGTTGCATTTAGAGATCCAAACGGAATACGTCCTTTGTGTTATGGAATGTTA is a window from the Blattabacterium cuenoti STAT genome containing:
- the purC gene encoding phosphoribosylaminoimidazolesuccinocarboxamide synthase, with product MSCIIKKNLLLEGKTKKIYTTNNSFEILIHYKDNITAFNGLKTNFLQDKGVLNNEITTLIFQFLNSCKIKTHFIRKINNREQLCHKVNQIPLEFVVRNIVSGSMTKRLGVKEGIYLSNPIFEIFYKNDKLKDPLINDHHAVFLGILSYEELNIIYRMTSKINFFLKKYFLDKNILLVDFKIEFGKNYKNEIILSDEISPDTCRFWDKKTMKKLDKDLFRMGFLKEKVFDIYMEVLKRLNVSSSI